The following proteins are encoded in a genomic region of Haemorhous mexicanus isolate bHaeMex1 chromosome 11, bHaeMex1.pri, whole genome shotgun sequence:
- the AMT gene encoding aminomethyltransferase, mitochondrial — protein MLRAGCRAVLSRRPPGSAPRRGAGGTGAGEEGLKQTPLDALHRARGGRMVPFAGWTLPLHYGQGHLQSHLHTRRHCSLFDVSHMLQTLVYGRDRIRFMESLVVGDIAELKPGQGTLTLLTNEKGGITDDLIVTNTSEDHLYVVSNAACADKDLAILRDRAAQLQATGSDVHLEVSDNALLALQGPSMARVLQAGLSDDLAKLSFMNSISTTVFGVPGCRVTRCGYTGEDGVEISVPAARAVELAEQLLGVPDVWLAGLAARDSLRLEAGLCLYGNDIDETVTPAEAGLMWTLGKRRRVAMDFPGAAVIMAQVKQKPRRKRVGLTSVGPAIRPHMAILGPEGRPVGTVTSGCPSPCLGKNIAMGYVEAAHSRAGTELTVEVRKKQHPAIITKMPFVPTQYYMAK, from the exons CCGTGCTGTCCCGCCGCCCCCCGGGCTCGGCCCCGCGGAGAGGGGCCGGGGGCACCGGGGCCGGGGAGGAGGGGCTGAAGCAGACGCCGCTGGATGCCCTGCACCGGGCCCGCGGCGGGCGGATGGTGCCGTTCGCCGGCTGGACCCTTCCGCTGCACTACGGGCAGGGCCACCTCCAGTCACACCTGCACACCCGCCGCCACTGCTCCCTCTTCGACGTCTCCCATATGCTGCAG ACCCTGGTGTACGGCCGGGACCGCATCAGGTTCATGGAGAGCCTGGTGGTGGGGGACATCGCCGAGCTGAAGCCAGGACAG GGCACCCTGACGCTGCTCACCAACGAGAAGGGTGGCATCACGGACGACCTCATCGTCACAAACACGTCAGAAGATCACCTCTACGTGGTGTCCAACGCCGCCTGTGCTGACAAGGACTTGGCAATCTTGAGG GACAGAGCGGCGCAGCTGCAGGCCACGGGCAGTGACGTGCACCTGGAGGTGTCAGACAATGCGCTGCTGGCTCTGCAAG GTCCCTCCATGGCACGGgttctgcaggcagggctgtcgGATGACCTGGCCAAGCTCTCCTTTATGAATAGCATCTCCACGACCGTCTTCGGCGTGCCGGGCTGCCGGGTCACGCGCTGTGGTTACACCGGCGAGGATGGCGTGGAG ATCTCGGTGCCTGCGGCGCGGGCAGTGGAGCTGGCCGAGCAGCTCCTGGGTGTCCCCGATGTGTGGctagcagggctggcagccagggacagcctgCGCCTGGAGGCCGGGCTCTGCCTCTACGGCAACGACATCGACGAGACTGTCACCCCTGCCGAGGCCGGGCTGATGTGGACTCTGG GGAAGCGCCGGCGTGTGGCCATGGacttccctggtgctgctgtcatCATGGCACAAGTGAAACAGAAGCCAAGGCGCAAGCGCGTGGGGCTGACATCGGTGGGACCCGCCATCCGGCCCCACATGGCCATCCTGGGCCCCGAAGGCAGGCCTGTGG GCACAGTGACCAGTGGATGTCCCTCGCCCTGCCTGGGCAAGAACATCGCCATGGGCTACGTGGAGGCAGCGCACAGCCGGGCTGGCACCGAGCTCACCGTCGAGGTACGGAAGAAGCAGCACCCTGCCATCATCACCAAGATGCCCTTTGTGCCCACCCAGTACTACATGGCCAAGTGA